The proteins below come from a single Iocasia fonsfrigidae genomic window:
- a CDS encoding energy-coupling factor ABC transporter ATP-binding protein codes for MFLEVRERVGYLFQDSDNQLFCPTVEEDIAFGPLNLGKSKQRVLEIVRNTLELVEMNGFEKRVTYNLSQGEKKIISFAAVLAMEPEVLLLDEPFASLDEKAIERMVNILNRISQPYIIVSHNNDLLNTVINKSYHMKDLCS; via the coding sequence ATGTTTTTAGAAGTCAGGGAAAGGGTCGGGTATTTATTTCAGGATTCAGATAACCAGTTATTCTGTCCTACAGTAGAAGAAGATATTGCCTTTGGTCCTTTGAATCTGGGAAAAAGTAAGCAGAGAGTACTGGAAATTGTCCGTAATACCCTGGAATTAGTAGAAATGAACGGTTTTGAAAAAAGGGTTACTTACAATCTATCTCAAGGCGAAAAAAAGATAATATCTTTTGCAGCAGTGCTGGCTATGGAACCGGAAGTACTACTGCTGGATGAGCCATTTGCCAGTCTTGATGAAAAAGCTATAGAAAGAATGGTTAATATTTTAAACAGGATATCTCAACCATATATAATAGTATCACATAATAATGACTTGTTAAATACTGTGATAAATAAATCTTATCACATGAAAGATTTATGCTCTTAA
- the kamA gene encoding lysine 2,3-aminomutase, with translation MRNYHEISLWKNTSEEEWNDWNWQVKNRITTVENLKKVINLSDQETREIEDSLSTLRMAITPYYATLMDPEDRNCPIRKQAVPTSKELHLGNADMEDPLYEDIDSPVPGLTHRYPDRVLLLITDQCSMYCRHCTRRRFAGIKDKALPVSQIEKAIDYIKNHSEVRDVLLSGGDALLMSDDKLEEIISKIYKIHHVEIIRLGTRTPCVMPQRITNKLVKMLKKYQPIYVNVQFNHPMEINPSSAAAAAKLNDAGIPIGNQSVLLKGINEQPAVMRQLVQDLLRIRIKPYYLYQCDLSQGIEHFRTPVSRGIEIIESLRQHTTGMAVPTYVIDAPGGGGKIPVSPQYLISQSEGKVILRNYEGKIFAYTEPGFKPSNHDIAKGTKGVSKLAQNEKFSLE, from the coding sequence ATGCGTAACTATCATGAAATAAGTCTCTGGAAAAACACATCAGAAGAAGAATGGAATGATTGGAACTGGCAAGTTAAGAACAGAATTACCACCGTAGAAAACTTAAAAAAAGTAATAAACCTTAGTGATCAGGAGACAAGAGAAATTGAAGATTCTCTTAGCACATTAAGGATGGCTATCACCCCTTATTATGCAACATTAATGGACCCTGAAGATAGAAATTGTCCTATTCGCAAACAGGCAGTTCCCACATCTAAAGAATTACATCTAGGGAATGCCGATATGGAAGACCCACTCTATGAAGATATTGACTCACCAGTTCCAGGCCTAACTCATCGATACCCGGACAGGGTTTTATTATTAATTACAGATCAATGCTCTATGTACTGCCGCCACTGTACAAGACGTAGATTCGCAGGTATAAAAGATAAGGCCCTACCAGTTAGTCAAATAGAAAAAGCAATTGATTACATTAAAAATCATTCTGAGGTACGAGATGTGCTTTTATCAGGTGGAGATGCACTTCTCATGTCTGATGACAAATTAGAAGAAATCATTAGTAAAATATATAAAATACATCATGTTGAAATAATTCGGCTAGGCACAAGGACTCCCTGTGTTATGCCCCAGAGAATTACTAATAAACTGGTAAAAATGTTAAAAAAATACCAGCCAATCTATGTTAATGTCCAATTTAATCACCCCATGGAAATAAATCCGAGTAGTGCAGCTGCTGCTGCAAAATTAAATGATGCCGGAATACCTATAGGTAACCAATCAGTATTATTAAAAGGAATTAATGAACAACCAGCAGTTATGAGACAGTTAGTTCAAGACCTTCTTAGGATTAGAATTAAACCCTATTACCTCTATCAATGTGATCTTTCTCAGGGAATCGAACACTTCCGCACCCCCGTAAGCAGAGGAATCGAAATAATTGAATCCCTCAGACAACACACTACAGGAATGGCAGTTCCTACTTATGTTATTGATGCACCTGGAGGTGGTGGTAAAATCCCTGTCAGCCCACAATATTTAATATCACAATCTGAGGGAAAAGTAATCTTAAGGAATTATGAAGGTAAAATCTTCGCCTATACTGAACCCGGTTTCAAGCCAAGTAATCATGATATAGCTAAAGGCACAAAAGGAGTCAGCAAATTAGCCCAAAATGAAAAATTTTCTTTAGAATAA
- a CDS encoding MarR family winged helix-turn-helix transcriptional regulator, with translation MKRYSKIVDLFLRAHNKFNLLESEPRDFSTGDLLYSTEIHTIVAIGEKPAINLTQLAENLGVSKSAVSKFIKKLLKKGYVLKSRPVGNHKEVIFNLTDRGKTAFKGHEEFSREIFGSLYDILENIADREIITIENFLKKLNEELDDIK, from the coding sequence ATGAAAAGGTATAGCAAAATAGTTGATTTATTTTTAAGGGCTCATAATAAATTTAATTTACTTGAAAGTGAACCAAGGGATTTTAGTACTGGGGATTTGTTGTATTCTACCGAAATTCATACAATAGTTGCTATTGGTGAAAAACCGGCTATTAATTTAACACAACTAGCTGAAAATTTAGGTGTTTCTAAAAGCGCTGTATCTAAATTTATAAAAAAACTTTTAAAGAAAGGATATGTTCTTAAGAGTAGACCTGTTGGTAACCACAAAGAGGTGATATTTAATCTTACTGATAGAGGTAAAACAGCTTTTAAAGGACATGAAGAGTTTTCTCGTGAAATATTTGGGAGTTTGTATGATATTTTGGAAAATATAGCAGATAGAGAAATTATAACAATTGAAAATTTCTTAAAAAAGTTGAACGAAGAATTAGATGACATTAAATAA
- a CDS encoding outer membrane lipoprotein-sorting protein has product MKKIISLLILIVMIFSMTLLVSAEMTGDEILNKMEEVRDIQTNQMELKLELYDPSGSKRVRTLTNISEDYGQKKTLSRFLSPADVAGTGFLSIDKPEIDDEDMYLYLPALGSVRKISGSQKNGSFVGTDFSYNDLSLVSAENYNDDYQAVVLEDNEKEYILRLSPTDEDIDYDYGKLWVNKEMWYPVKAEFYDTRGKLNKILTSHDIQKIQGYWTPQKMVMEDVQEGTRTILYLESVLYNEEVNSKIFSPRYLKRY; this is encoded by the coding sequence ATGAAGAAGATTATTAGTTTGCTTATTTTAATAGTAATGATTTTTAGTATGACTCTATTAGTTTCTGCTGAGATGACAGGTGATGAGATATTAAATAAGATGGAAGAAGTCAGGGATATTCAGACAAATCAGATGGAACTTAAGCTGGAATTATATGACCCATCAGGGAGTAAAAGGGTAAGGACACTGACAAATATAAGTGAAGATTATGGACAGAAAAAGACATTAAGCAGGTTTTTATCACCGGCAGATGTAGCAGGAACAGGCTTTTTATCAATAGATAAACCTGAAATTGATGATGAGGATATGTATTTGTATTTGCCGGCTTTAGGGTCAGTAAGAAAGATCTCTGGTAGCCAAAAAAATGGTAGTTTTGTAGGAACAGATTTTAGTTATAATGACCTATCATTAGTAAGTGCGGAGAATTATAATGATGATTATCAGGCAGTAGTATTAGAAGATAATGAAAAAGAGTATATCTTACGTTTAAGTCCAACTGATGAGGATATAGATTATGACTATGGTAAGTTATGGGTAAATAAAGAGATGTGGTATCCAGTTAAAGCTGAATTTTATGATACTAGAGGTAAATTGAATAAGATTCTAACAAGCCATGATATTCAAAAGATCCAGGGGTATTGGACCCCTCAAAAAATGGTGATGGAAGATGTTCAGGAAGGGACCAGGACTATACTTTATTTAGAGTCTGTTTTATATAATGAAGAAGTAAATAGTAAAATTTTTAGTCCAAGATATCTAAAGAGATATTAA
- a CDS encoding IS3 family transposase, whose protein sequence is MIVYELSFRNNNQLVFKMFDKATKMYPDAKPIFHSDRGFQYTGNVFISKVEEAEMTQSMSRVGKCIDNGPMEGFFGLLKTEMFYGKKFKSLEELTEKIVEYIEFYKEDFKIN, encoded by the coding sequence ATTATCGTGTATGAACTTTCTTTTAGAAATAATAATCAGCTTGTATTTAAAATGTTTGATAAAGCTACTAAAATGTATCCTGATGCAAAACCAATATTTCATAGTGATAGAGGGTTTCAATATACTGGAAATGTCTTTATAAGCAAGGTTGAAGAAGCTGAAATGACTCAGAGTATGTCTCGTGTTGGCAAATGTATCGATAATGGGCCTATGGAAGGTTTCTTCGGTTTATTAAAGACTGAAATGTTTTACGGAAAAAAGTTCAAATCTCTTGAAGAACTAACAGAAAAAATAGTTGAATATATTGAATTTTATAAAGAAGATTTCAAAATAAATTAG
- a CDS encoding transglutaminase-like domain-containing protein, protein MLRKTMLVVLLSLFLLDFSSIKGNCEEYEDDLLKKTTQEVIAGAETDVEKAEKIYYFIRDEIKFGWLFPQAIPVEEVLKNKKGVCMQKANLLVAMAREAGLKARFHFMYVRKNALEDFLPGFAYKRWSNPFAHTFPEIHLNGKWVSMEATFDKELHEICIKKKINFGKYKDIVEDISIEFSPDGVKGHQQYVHVEGMESFYGEDLSEFVKYLHADVPWWKRMLQPMIFRKAQNIMDELRDKTK, encoded by the coding sequence ATGTTAAGGAAAACTATGTTAGTAGTTTTATTAAGTTTATTTTTATTAGATTTTTCTTCGATAAAAGGAAATTGTGAGGAATATGAAGATGACTTATTAAAAAAAACAACCCAAGAAGTAATTGCGGGGGCAGAAACCGATGTAGAAAAAGCAGAGAAAATATATTATTTTATTAGAGATGAAATTAAATTCGGGTGGCTTTTTCCACAAGCAATTCCTGTAGAAGAGGTATTAAAAAATAAAAAGGGAGTTTGTATGCAGAAAGCAAATTTGCTGGTTGCAATGGCAAGAGAAGCTGGATTAAAAGCGAGGTTTCATTTTATGTATGTACGTAAAAACGCATTGGAAGATTTTTTGCCTGGATTTGCTTATAAAAGGTGGTCAAACCCATTTGCCCATACTTTTCCTGAAATCCATTTAAATGGTAAATGGGTATCAATGGAAGCTACTTTTGATAAAGAACTTCACGAAATTTGTATTAAAAAGAAGATTAATTTTGGAAAATATAAAGATATTGTTGAAGATATATCGATTGAATTTTCACCAGATGGGGTAAAAGGACATCAGCAATATGTTCACGTAGAAGGGATGGAGTCTTTTTATGGAGAAGATTTGTCTGAGTTTGTTAAATATCTCCATGCAGATGTTCCGTGGTGGAAGAGAATGTTACAGCCGATGATATTTAGAAAAGCACAGAATATTATGGATGAATTAAGAGATAAAACTAAGTAA
- a CDS encoding metal ABC transporter permease, producing the protein MNSLPLSVCKILISLSGLWILEKALITSDAVSHAALPGVALAFMFTQRKETAVLLLGALITIKFDSALALVLSV; encoded by the coding sequence TTGAACTCATTGCCTCTATCAGTATGTAAAATATTGATCTCATTAAGTGGCCTCTGGATACTTGAAAAAGCTTTAATAACAAGTGATGCAGTTTCTCATGCAGCATTACCTGGTGTTGCTTTAGCGTTTATGTTTACTCAAAGAAAGGAGACAGCGGTTCTTTTACTGGGGGCACTTATAACAATAAAATTTGATAGTGCCCTGGCTTTAGTACTATCTGTATAA
- a CDS encoding MarR family winged helix-turn-helix transcriptional regulator, producing MDLDQRFKTGEKIIMDFLEIIFEHVSEIDEDFSLKEHFLIELLGQKGEVKMSELASFFFTSLPTMTSMVHRLVERGYLKRCRSEEDRRVVLISLSIKGEEYYQNHRQEYIGKFKEFLLDLTEKEIKITSKLLAKVKRVILN from the coding sequence ATGGATTTAGATCAGAGGTTTAAAACAGGAGAAAAAATCATAATGGACTTTTTGGAAATTATTTTTGAACATGTTTCTGAGATAGATGAAGATTTTAGTTTGAAAGAGCATTTTTTGATTGAGCTGCTTGGACAAAAAGGTGAGGTAAAAATGTCTGAATTAGCTTCATTCTTTTTTACCTCACTGCCTACAATGACGAGTATGGTTCATCGTTTAGTTGAAAGAGGGTATCTTAAAAGGTGTCGAAGCGAAGAAGATAGACGTGTTGTTTTAATAAGTCTTTCTATTAAAGGTGAAGAGTATTACCAAAACCATAGGCAAGAATATATAGGGAAATTTAAAGAATTTCTATTGGATTTAACTGAAAAAGAGATAAAAATAACCTCTAAATTATTAGCCAAAGTTAAGAGGGTAATCTTGAATTAA
- a CDS encoding MarR family winged helix-turn-helix transcriptional regulator, whose translation MNKLSNQVINKFIKMTERISNGKMNVLEFAPEGMTFYRGEIHMIKMIGDHPGTFISEMARNFNVTRAVVAKTVGKLEENGFLKKEEDPRDKRRFCLFLTDKGLQAYELHNEYHQKYDRPLFEYLESLQEVDLKLIQEFLKYVFRSQGKGRVFISGFR comes from the coding sequence ATGAACAAATTATCAAATCAAGTTATCAATAAATTCATTAAAATGACCGAGCGGATTTCCAATGGTAAGATGAATGTATTGGAATTTGCTCCAGAGGGGATGACTTTTTACCGTGGTGAAATCCATATGATAAAAATGATTGGTGATCATCCAGGGACCTTTATTTCAGAGATGGCCCGAAATTTTAATGTAACCCGGGCGGTAGTAGCTAAAACTGTCGGTAAACTTGAAGAAAACGGTTTTTTAAAAAAAGAGGAAGACCCCCGTGATAAAAGACGTTTTTGTCTATTTTTGACTGATAAAGGCTTACAGGCCTATGAGTTACACAATGAATATCATCAAAAATATGACCGCCCTTTGTTTGAATATCTTGAAAGTTTGCAGGAGGTTGACTTGAAACTAATACAGGAATTCCTTAAATATGTTTTTAGAAGTCAGGGAAAGGGTCGGGTATTTATTTCAGGATTCAGATAA
- a CDS encoding sigma-54 interaction domain-containing protein: MIQFDDKNLRFILNSLDEGIHIVNQEGYTIFYNRKVSEIDGLDPEEVLGKNVFETYPSLTLETSTLMKTLKEKKGISNYQQTFINCRGKKITTINSTIPLNFENGETGAMEVSRDITQLKELVNNINALRTDIIKKRQKKKSISQKFSNSTSYSFKDIVGKSKTIQKALQMAIKAADSDSSVLLAGETGTGKELFAQGIHTASRRNSRPFIAQNCAALPKDLLEGLLFGTEKGGFTGARSRAGLFEDADGGSILLDEINAMDPALQAKLLRVLQEKKVRRIGGQKEIDIDVRIIATINESAEINLKENKLREDLFYRLSVVYIEIPPLREREGDIQLLTEHFINKYNKKFSRSIKGITVEMGKVFNNYNWPGNVRELQHVIESSFNILQNANKLGVNAIPQYIKGRMEKKANLKDDLGLLISGNKLPPLEETLENIEANLIQMALKRTAGNISAAARELKISRQSLQYKIKKYDLTIVHR; this comes from the coding sequence ATGATACAGTTTGATGATAAAAATCTTAGATTTATTCTTAATTCATTGGATGAAGGAATACATATTGTTAATCAGGAGGGTTATACCATATTTTATAATAGAAAGGTTTCTGAAATTGATGGGCTTGACCCTGAAGAAGTATTAGGCAAAAATGTTTTTGAAACATATCCTTCACTGACCTTAGAAACAAGTACTTTAATGAAAACACTCAAAGAAAAAAAGGGGATAAGTAATTATCAACAAACATTTATTAATTGCCGCGGGAAAAAAATTACTACTATAAATAGTACTATCCCTTTAAACTTTGAGAATGGAGAAACAGGTGCTATGGAGGTTTCCCGGGATATTACCCAGTTAAAGGAATTAGTAAATAATATAAACGCTCTGCGTACAGATATTATAAAAAAGCGCCAAAAGAAAAAAAGCATTAGTCAAAAATTCAGTAATAGTACCAGCTATAGTTTTAAAGATATTGTGGGTAAGAGTAAAACAATACAGAAGGCCCTACAGATGGCTATTAAGGCTGCTGATAGTGATTCCTCAGTTTTACTGGCTGGGGAAACAGGAACTGGAAAAGAATTATTTGCTCAGGGTATTCATACTGCAAGTCGGAGAAATAGTAGACCATTTATTGCTCAAAATTGTGCTGCTTTACCGAAAGACCTTTTAGAAGGCTTACTTTTTGGTACAGAAAAAGGGGGATTTACTGGTGCTAGAAGTCGCGCAGGTCTTTTTGAAGATGCTGATGGTGGTAGTATACTATTAGATGAAATTAATGCTATGGATCCTGCATTACAGGCAAAATTATTAAGGGTTTTACAGGAGAAAAAAGTTAGAAGAATAGGAGGTCAAAAAGAGATAGATATTGATGTCAGAATTATTGCTACCATTAATGAATCAGCAGAAATAAACCTTAAGGAAAACAAATTGAGAGAGGATCTTTTTTATAGATTAAGTGTGGTTTATATTGAAATTCCCCCTCTTCGTGAGCGCGAGGGGGATATTCAGCTTTTGACTGAGCATTTTATTAATAAATATAATAAAAAGTTTTCTAGGTCTATTAAAGGTATTACAGTAGAGATGGGGAAGGTATTTAATAATTATAACTGGCCGGGAAATGTTCGGGAATTACAGCATGTTATTGAAAGCAGTTTTAATATCCTGCAGAATGCAAATAAATTAGGTGTAAATGCTATTCCTCAATATATAAAAGGGCGTATGGAAAAAAAAGCAAATTTAAAAGATGATCTTGGCTTACTTATTTCAGGTAATAAACTCCCTCCATTAGAAGAAACCCTAGAAAATATTGAAGCTAATCTGATTCAGATGGCATTAAAAAGAACAGCTGGGAATATTAGTGCTGCTGCAAGAGAACTAAAAATTTCCAGACAATCTTTACAGTATAAAATAAAAAAATATGATTTGACAATAGTCCATAGATAA
- a CDS encoding helix-turn-helix domain-containing protein translates to MLIFVFAPERGIITVVRRRRIQAINFAAKSLLFRIYNHEVNLNKRGENAVENIFEHLNWKKDFLNSIIRKLKRDGLIVEKNGILKLTKSGQKSVLLACEDVIAI, encoded by the coding sequence ATGCTTATATTTGTTTTTGCCCCGGAACGAGGAATTATCACAGTTGTCCGTAGGAGAAGAATACAGGCTATTAATTTTGCGGCTAAATCTCTTTTGTTTCGTATTTATAATCATGAGGTCAATCTAAATAAAAGGGGAGAAAATGCAGTAGAAAACATTTTTGAACACCTTAACTGGAAAAAAGATTTTCTGAATTCTATAATACGAAAGCTAAAACGGGATGGCTTGATAGTAGAAAAAAACGGTATCTTAAAATTGACAAAATCAGGTCAGAAATCTGTTCTGCTTGCCTGTGAGGACGTTATAGCAATTTAA
- a CDS encoding efflux RND transporter permease subunit, with product MAEGDITAPEVMKKISDFEEKIIKHESVGDVGAISKIMRKMNKELHNGDEEFSIIPDNKNALPQYFMLYESSGDLKKLVDFDRKHALITAKIPTNSTDDIKGLVEYMRDYIKKDEESPLKIVGGFGDLQSELSEAVVKGQVISLITAAIVVGIIVMLLFKSPVAGLMSITPLALAIVTLFGLMGFFKIELNIATALLSSVMIGVGVDYTIHFLWRYREEKKLKDTVEAVKKTLKTTGRGIIFNALSVVIGFVALMISDFLPVKFFGFLVVVSIGACLLGALVFLPAICIIFKPKFLEVQDKEKN from the coding sequence ATGGCAGAAGGAGATATAACAGCTCCTGAAGTAATGAAGAAGATAAGTGATTTTGAAGAAAAAATTATTAAGCATGAAAGTGTTGGAGATGTGGGGGCAATATCTAAGATAATGAGAAAGATGAATAAGGAACTACATAATGGGGATGAAGAATTTAGTATAATCCCTGATAATAAAAATGCTCTTCCTCAATATTTTATGTTATATGAAAGCTCTGGTGACCTTAAAAAGTTAGTAGACTTTGATCGTAAACATGCTTTGATCACTGCCAAGATACCTACTAATAGCACTGATGATATCAAGGGATTAGTTGAATATATGAGGGATTATATTAAAAAGGATGAGGAATCACCATTAAAAATAGTAGGGGGCTTTGGTGACCTGCAATCTGAATTAAGTGAGGCAGTAGTCAAGGGACAGGTGATTAGTCTAATTACAGCTGCTATAGTAGTAGGTATAATTGTAATGCTGTTATTTAAATCACCAGTTGCTGGTTTAATGTCTATAACACCTCTAGCTCTGGCTATAGTTACTCTGTTTGGGTTAATGGGATTCTTTAAAATTGAGTTAAATATTGCAACAGCCTTATTATCCTCAGTGATGATTGGGGTAGGGGTTGATTATACAATTCATTTCTTATGGAGATACCGTGAAGAAAAGAAACTTAAAGATACTGTAGAAGCAGTTAAGAAGACATTAAAAACAACAGGCAGAGGAATAATTTTTAATGCCTTATCAGTTGTTATTGGATTTGTTGCATTAATGATTTCAGATTTCCTGCCGGTTAAATTTTTTGGTTTTTTAGTTGTAGTGTCAATAGGGGCTTGCTTACTAGGTGCTTTAGTATTTTTACCAGCAATTTGCATTATTTTTAAACCTAAATTCCTGGAAGTTCAGGATAAAGAAAAGAATTAA
- a CDS encoding acetylserotonin O-methyltransferase has product MYQPKENSKLYHRLLHQKRETELFLSAVRLNIFSYLEEWTTAKIVAERTGFNERNLDLFFNALACIGLLEKGEGIYRNTSQSNEFLNQRSPIYLGEWILFREEMMSLKQLDERIKNGPVDEIVRNNKGVEVYDFYEAARVSISEMYSGRVQSFVKVALSLFKNDFPKKILDLGGGSGVLVMELVSLFPDCSGVIFEYPGVAVLARKLVAERGLTQQVSVLEGDFTVDSIGGDYDLIIASGILDFARDHLNTLMDKMYHALTASGYLYVVTHNISEDYQRPPESILGWLSSHLEGLDILLSKKTVDSALKQHGFRRVHINDVNGIFKGLQGEFYSK; this is encoded by the coding sequence TTGTACCAGCCAAAAGAAAATTCTAAATTATATCATAGGCTTCTTCATCAAAAACGGGAAACTGAGCTTTTTTTATCTGCAGTTCGCCTAAATATATTTTCATATCTGGAGGAGTGGACAACAGCAAAGATAGTAGCGGAAAGAACAGGATTTAATGAACGCAACTTAGATCTTTTCTTTAATGCTCTTGCCTGTATAGGGCTGCTTGAAAAAGGAGAGGGAATTTATCGCAATACCTCTCAAAGCAATGAATTTTTGAATCAAAGAAGTCCCATATATTTAGGAGAATGGATTTTGTTCCGGGAAGAAATGATGTCTTTAAAACAGCTGGATGAGCGGATTAAAAATGGTCCTGTAGATGAAATTGTACGTAATAATAAGGGTGTAGAGGTATATGATTTTTATGAAGCGGCACGGGTCAGTATTTCCGAGATGTATTCAGGTAGAGTTCAATCATTTGTGAAAGTTGCATTAAGTTTATTTAAGAATGATTTTCCTAAAAAAATTTTGGATCTTGGGGGTGGTTCCGGTGTTCTTGTTATGGAGCTGGTTTCTCTTTTCCCGGATTGTTCTGGCGTAATCTTTGAGTACCCTGGTGTAGCTGTCTTAGCTCGAAAGCTTGTGGCAGAACGAGGTCTAACCCAACAGGTTAGTGTTCTTGAAGGGGATTTTACTGTTGATAGTATTGGTGGAGATTATGACCTGATAATTGCATCAGGAATTCTAGATTTTGCTAGAGACCATCTTAATACACTGATGGATAAAATGTATCATGCCCTGACAGCTAGCGGGTATTTATACGTAGTGACCCATAATATAAGTGAGGATTATCAAAGACCACCAGAGAGTATTCTCGGGTGGCTGTCAAGTCATCTGGAGGGTCTGGACATTTTGCTTTCTAAGAAGACAGTTGACAGTGCTTTAAAACAACATGGCTTCAGACGTGTACATATTAATGACGTGAATGGTATATTTAAAGGTCTGCAAGGTGAATTTTATTCAAAGTAA
- a CDS encoding efflux RND transporter permease subunit: MNKIANFSIRHPWIVISVFLIITVFFALQIPKVQMDPSLEGMVPEDMPSRINLDKIEKVFGGTDAIMIILETDDILKAETLIRAQQLSDELESWEVVDKVNSPFTVQDVRGEEDILIVEDAIEDIPQSSAQREVIRERIKNNELIYGSIISKDFKAMAIIGMLKDDVSDNLILDKVNKLLTEFPGEEEIQLAGMPIIRAEVSKNTQNDMRRLMPLALLIMLIFLYLCFRQLRGVLLPFAVVVMSIIISLGLIPVLNWKIYLITVILPMSLIAIANDYGIHIIAHYQEENTLKSNLSEKKLVGKVVSSLGAPIIAAGLTTIAGMLCLISHIMVPAQELGILAAVGIGFALIASITFMPAVMVLLPKAKPLKTTVEGKKGLLERLLDFTANFVTANPGKIAILSIVFIALISSGIFYLRVDTNPVNYFKMTQGLLRQLMRAIDILEGLILFL, translated from the coding sequence ATGAACAAGATAGCCAATTTTTCTATTCGTCATCCCTGGATAGTAATAAGTGTTTTTCTCATAATTACTGTCTTTTTTGCATTACAGATTCCCAAAGTGCAAATGGACCCTAGTCTTGAAGGGATGGTACCTGAAGACATGCCTTCAAGGATAAATCTAGATAAGATTGAAAAGGTCTTTGGTGGAACTGATGCCATAATGATTATTTTGGAAACAGATGATATTTTAAAGGCAGAAACCTTAATAAGGGCGCAGCAATTATCAGATGAATTAGAAAGCTGGGAAGTAGTAGATAAAGTAAATAGTCCTTTTACTGTACAAGATGTAAGGGGAGAAGAAGATATATTGATTGTTGAAGATGCTATTGAAGATATTCCACAAAGTTCTGCGCAGAGAGAAGTAATAAGAGAGAGAATCAAAAATAATGAATTAATTTATGGTAGTATTATCTCAAAAGATTTTAAAGCAATGGCCATTATTGGAATGTTAAAGGATGATGTTTCAGATAATCTGATTTTAGATAAAGTCAATAAATTATTAACAGAGTTTCCTGGAGAAGAAGAAATTCAGCTGGCTGGTATGCCGATAATTAGAGCGGAGGTTAGTAAAAACACCCAGAATGATATGAGGAGATTGATGCCGTTGGCTTTATTGATTATGTTGATCTTTTTATATCTATGTTTCAGACAGTTGAGGGGTGTTTTATTGCCTTTTGCGGTAGTAGTGATGTCAATTATTATTTCCCTTGGATTAATTCCAGTATTAAACTGGAAGATATATTTAATTACAGTTATTTTACCCATGTCCTTAATAGCAATAGCTAATGATTATGGAATCCATATTATTGCCCATTATCAGGAAGAAAATACCCTAAAATCTAATTTAAGTGAAAAAAAACTGGTAGGGAAGGTGGTTTCCAGTTTAGGTGCACCAATTATTGCGGCAGGGCTTACTACCATAGCAGGAATGTTATGTTTAATATCACATATTATGGTGCCTGCCCAGGAACTTGGGATACTTGCTGCAGTAGGAATTGGTTTTGCTTTAATAGCTAGTATAACTTTTATGCCGGCTGTAATGGTTCTTTTACCCAAGGCTAAACCCCTAAAAACTACTGTTGAAGGGAAAAAAGGATTATTAGAAAGATTACTTGATTTTACTGCTAATTTTGTAACAGCTAACCCTGGGAAGATAGCTATTCTGTCGATTGTATTTATAGCTTTGATTTCTTCAGGAATCTTTTATCTGAGGGTAGATACAAATCCAGTTAATTACTTTAAGATGACTCAAGGGTTACTAAGGCAACTAATGCGGGCAATAGATATTTTGGAGGGGCTAATACTATTTCTATAA
- a CDS encoding metal-sensing transcriptional repressor, whose translation MSDLNEKKNESSHHHPNLKQISHRFLRIIGHTKAIKKMVEEGRDCQINKIN comes from the coding sequence ATGTCAGACTTAAATGAAAAAAAAAATGAAAGTAGTCACCATCATCCAAACCTAAAACAAATATCCCATCGTTTTTTGCGGATTATTGGTCATACTAAAGCCATAAAAAAGATGGTTGAAGAGGGAAGGGATTGTCAAATAAATAAAATAAATTAA